One part of the Anopheles coustani chromosome 2, idAnoCousDA_361_x.2, whole genome shotgun sequence genome encodes these proteins:
- the LOC131261877 gene encoding DNA replication licensing factor Mcm7 encodes MQRDYAADKETIKSFLAEFYREEDDGKKNFVYARQITKIAHREQIQLTIDLDDLVSFRDELAEAVQANARRYVKMFSDAIFELLPSYKERDPVCKDTLDIFIEHRLMMQGRLHNPNDARDARNAIPMELVKRYDVYFKAPSVSKAVSIRDVKAEHIGKLVTVRGIVTRCTEVKPMMTVATYTCDRCGSETYQPVAAMSFKPTVDCPSEDCRVNRAGGRLYLQTRGSKFVKFQEVKIQEHSDQVPVGHIPRTLTIMCRGETTRQAQPGDHVVITGVFLPIQKTGFRAVVSGLLSETFVDAHRIICLNKSDDGELSNELTQEELDELAKDDFYTRIASSLAPEIYGHLDVKKALLLLLVGGVDKSPDGMKIRGNINICLMGDPGVAKSQLLGYIDRLAVRSQYTTGRGSSGVGLTAAVMKDPLTGEMVLEGGALVLADQGVCCIDEFDKMADADRVSIHEVMEQQTISIAKAGIMTCLNARVSILAAANPAYGRYNPRRTIEQNIQLPAALLSRFDLLWLIQDKPDRDNDLRLAQHITYVHSHGKQPATRIKTLDMTLIRRYIALCKRKMPVITPELSDYIVNAYVELRREARNSRDMTFTSARNLLGILRLSTALARLRLADTVHKDDVQEALRLLEMSKDSLNQTEQRVTHVQNTSDKIFALVRELAGENKTVKMADIMERCTTKGYKPDEVDSCIEEYEELNVWQVNQTRTKITFI; translated from the exons ATGCAACGGGATTACGCTGCTGATAAAG AAACTATCAAGTCCTTTCTGGCGGAGTTTTACCGTGAGGAAGACGATGGTAAGAAAAACTTTGTGTACGCGCGGCAGATAACGAAAATCGCGCACCGAGAACAGATTCAACTGACGATCGATCTGGACGATCTCGTCAGCTTCCGGGATGAGCTGGCCGAAGCGGTGCAGGCGAACGCGCGTCGCTACGTGAAAATGTTCTCGGATGCCATCTTTGAGCTTCTCCCGTCGTATAAAGAGCGCGACCCGGTGTGCAAGGATACGCTGGACATCTTCATCGAGCATCGGTTGATGATGCAGGGCCGGCTGCACAATCCCAATGACGCGCGGGACGCACGTAACGCCATCCCGATGGAGCTGGTGAAGCGGTACGATGTGTACTTCAAGGCACCGAGCGTTTCGAAGGCGGTGTCCATTCGCGATGTGAAGGCGGAACACATCGGCAAGCTGGTGACGGTGCGTGGCATCGTGACGCGCTGCACCGAAGTGAAACCGATGATGACCGTGGCGACCTACACGTGCGATCGCTGTGGCTCGGAGACGTACCAGCCCGTGGCTGCGATGAGCTTCAAGCCAACGGTTGACTGCCCATCGGAGGACTGTCGGGTTAATAGGGCTGGCGGTCGGCTGTACCTGCAGACGCGCGGCTCCAAGTTCGTCAAGTTCCAGGAGGTTAAAATCCAGGAGCACAGCGATCAGGTCCCGGTGGGACACATTCCGCGTACGCTGACGATCATGTGTCGCGGTGAAACGACCCGTCAAGCCCAACCGGGCGATCATGTGGTAATTACGGGTGTTTTTCTACCAATCCAAAAGACGGGCTTCCGAGCCGTCGTTTCTGGGTTGTTGAGTGAGACGTTTGTCGACGCACATCGTATCATTTGCCTGAACAAATCGGACGATGGCGAGCTAAGCAACGAATTGACGCAAGAAGAGCTAGATGAGTTGGCGAAGGACGATTTCTATACGCGCATTGCGAGCAGCCTTGCGCCGGAAATTTATggtcacttggatgtgaagaAAGCGTTGCTTCTTTTGCTTGTTGGCGGTGTCGACAAGAGCCCGGATGGTATGAAGATTCGTGGCAATATTAACATCTGCCTCATGGGTGATCCGGGTGTAGCTAAATCGCAGCTACTCGGGTACATCGATCGCCTTGCCGTACGCAGCCAGTACACCACTGGACGTGGTTCTTCCGGCGTCGGACTTACGGCGGCTGTCATGAAGGATCCGCTTACCGGGGAAATGGTCCTCGAAGGTGGTGCCCTCGTACTAGCCGATCAGGGTGTCTGCTGCATCGATGAGTTTGATAAGATGGCCGATGCCGATCGTGTTTCGATCCATGAAGTAATGGAGCAGCAGACCATTTCCATTGCTAAGGCCGGCATCATGACGTGCCTGAATGCACGCGTCTCGATCCTTGCCGCCGCCAATCCGGCCTACGGTCGGTACAACCCACGGCGCACGATCGAACAGAACATTCAGCTACCGGCGGCACTGCTGTCGCGTTTCGATCTGCTCTGGCTCATCCAGGACAAACCGGACCGTGACAACGATCTGCGACTGGCTCAACACATTACGTACGTGCACAGTCACGGCAAGCAGCCAGCAACACGCATCAAAACGCTCGACATGACGCTCATCCGTCGGTACATTGCGCTCTGCAAGCGCAAAATGCCCGTCATCACACCGGAACTGTCGGACTACATCGTGAATGCGTACGTTGAGTTGCGCCGAGAGGCACGGAACAGTCGCGATATGACGTTCACGTCGGCGCGTAATCTGCTCGGAATCTTGCGCCTTTCGACTGCGCTGGCCCGGCTTCGGTTGGCCGACACGGTGCACAAGGATGACGTCCAAGAGGCACTTCGTTTGCTTGAAATGTCAAAGGATTCGTTGAACCAGACGGAGCAACGCGTAACACA CGTACAAAACACATCTGACAAAATCTTTGCCCTCGTCCGGGAGCTGGCTGGTGAAAATAAGACGGTCAAGATGGCCGACATTATGGAACGGTGCACCACCAAGGGCTACAAGCCGGACGAAGTGGACTCGTGCATCGAAGAGTACGAGGAGCTGAACGTGTGGCAGGTCAACCAAACGCGGACGAAAATAACCTTCATCTAA
- the LOC131262331 gene encoding NEDD4 family-interacting protein 1-like — MPPTNNRPDELPPPKADFSAPPPYEANDSQGDNYSQQSVPVPELTTKLPTYEEVQMEKMINHELPIPPMQPQMPPPPPSITSMGMGRGPGVPGGPQVTFIAIDADGENITADNGLLGTDIVFVTAFFIAFLFNWIGFLVLTCFCHTIAARYGALSGFGLSLAKWTLIVKNSTDFASHENSWLWWLIMAFGFLICVRALVQYVSIKRTWRLLSSSAQERLLFFY, encoded by the coding sequence ATGCCACCGACAAACAACCGGCCGGATGAGCTTCCGCCACCAAAGGCCGACTTCAGTGCGCCGCCACCGTATGAGGCGAATGATTCGCAGGGCGATAACTATTCACAACAGTCGGTCCCGGTTCCGGAACTGACCACAAAGCTCCCAACGTACGAGGAGGTGCAGATGGAGAAGATGATCAACCATGAGCTACCGATTCCGCCGATGCAGCCCCAgatgccaccgccaccgcccaGCATTACCTCGATGGGTATGGGCCGCGGACCGGGCGTCCCGGGTGGACCGCAGGTCACCTTCATTGCCATCGACGCGGACGGCGAGAACATTACCGCCGACAATGGGCTGCTCGGTACGGACATTGTGTTCGTGACCGCCTTTTTCATCGCGTTCCTGTTCAACTGGATCGGGTTCCTGGTGCTGACCTGCTTCTGCCACACGATCGCCGCCCGCTACGGCGCCCTGTCCGGTTTCGGGCTGTCGCTCGCCAAGTGGACGCTGATCGTGAAGAACTCGACCGATTTTGCGTCGCACGAAAACTCCTGGCTGTGGTGGCTGATCATGGCGTTCGGTTTCCTGATCTGCGTCCGAGCGTTGGTGCAGTACGTGAGCATCAAACGGACCTGGCGTCTGCTTTCCTCGTCCGCCCAGGAGCGGCTGCTATTTTTCTACTAG
- the LOC131266898 gene encoding large ribosomal subunit protein uL2 — translation MGRVIRAQRKGAGSVFRAHTKKRKGQPKLRHLDYAERHGYLKGVVKQIIHDPGRGAPLAVVHFRDPYKFKIRKQLFIAAEGMYTGQFVYCGHRAQLQIGNVLPIGLMPEGTIVCNLEEKTGDRGKLARTSGNYASVIAHNPDTKRTRVKLPSGAKKVLSSANRAMVGIVAGGGRIDKPILKAGRAYHKYKVKRNCWPKVRGVAMNPVEHPHGGGNHQHIGKASTVMRGTPPGRKVGLIAARRTGRIRGGKGDEKFKEKEKK, via the exons ATGGGACGCGTCATTCGCGCACAGCGTAAAGGTGCCGGATCCGTTTTCCGGGCACACACCAAGAAGCGAAAGGGACAGCCTAAGCTGCGCCACCTTGACTACGCTGAACGTCATGGATACCTGAAGGGAGTCGTGAAG CAAATCATCCACGATCCAGGCCGTGGTGCCCCGCTGGCGGTCGTGCACTTCCGCGACCCGTACAAGTTCAAGATTCGCAAGCAGCTGTTCATCGCCGCCGAGGGCATGTACACCGGCCAGTTCGTGTACTGTGGTCACCGTGCCCAGCTGCAGATTGGCAACGTGCTGCCGATCGGTCTGATGCCCGAAGGTACCATCGTGTGCAACCTGGAGGAGAAGACCGGTGACCGTGGCAAGCTGGCCCGTACCTCGGGCAACTACGCCTCGGTGATCGCTCACAACCCGGACACCAAGCGCACCCGTGTGAAGCTGCCGTCCGGTGCCAAGAAGGTGCTGTCGTCGGCCAACCGTGCCATGGTTGGCATCGTTGCCGGTGGCGGTCGTATCGACAAGCCCATCCTGAAGGCCGGTCGTGCGTACCACAAGTACAAGGTGAAGCGTAACTGCTGGCCGAAGGTGCGTGGTGTGGCGATGAACCCCGTCGAGCATCCGCACGGTGGTGGTAACCATCAGCACATCGGTAAGGCTTCGACTGTCATGCGAGGCACGCCCCCGGGTCGCAAGGTCGGTCTCATTGCTGCCCGTCGTACCGGTCGTATCCGTGGTGGCAAGGGCGACGAGAAGTTCaaggagaaggagaagaagtaA